A window of Micromonospora eburnea genomic DNA:
CCGTCGACCTCGACCTGCAACCGCAGCCCGGTGAGCTGCTCGTCCTCCAGCACGCCCATCAGGTCGGTGCCGAAGCCGATCGGCACGCCGGCGGCCCGGGCCAGCTCGATCGCCCGTCGACCGGCCGCCAGCACCTCGCGGTTCTTCGCCTGCCCGACCGGCGAGAGCCCGACCTGATCGCCACGCCGGTCCATGGCGTCGTACGCGGCCAGCGTGGGGACGAGGAACGCACCGTGCGCCGCCATGAGGTCGGCGGTGGGCGCGTCCAGCAGGTTGCCGTGTTCGATGGTGCGTACGCCGTTGGTCACGGCGTGCGCGATCGCCTCCGGCGAGTAGGCGTGGGCGGCGACGTAACTGCCGCGCCGGGTGGCCTCGTCGGTCACCGCCTGGATCTCCGCCGCCGAATACTGCGGGACGCGGATCGGGTCGGTCGGCGAGACCACCCCGCCGGAGGCCATGATCTTGATGGCGTGCGCGCCCCGGCGGAAGCGGTCCCGGGCGGCACGACGCAGCGCGTCGACCCCGTCGACGATCTCGGCCAGGTGCGCGCCGCCGGCACACAGGTCCCGCTCACCCGGGCGGGGATCGCCGTGGCCGCCGGTCTGTGACAGCGCCGGTCCGGTGTACAGGTATCGCGGTGCCGCGATGAGCCCCTCAGCGATGGCCCGCGCCAGGCCGGGGTCCCCGCCGGCCACGTCACGGACGGTGGTGAACCCTCGGCCGAGGGCGGCGGCGAGTCGACGGGCCCCGGCCAGCGAGAGGTAGCTGAGCGGGCTGGACTCCAGCGCGAGCAGGTCCAGTTCCGTGCCGTACGCGTGGAAGTGGGCGTCGATGAGGCCGGGGATGACCGTGCCACCGCGCGCGTCGACCACCTCACCGGCCGGGCGGGTGGCGTCGTCGAGCGCCACGATGACGCCGCCGCGGATGTGGATCGTGCCCTCGGTCAGCTCGGCCGACACGCCGTCGAAGACGGCCGCGTTGACGATACTCAGCGGGTGCGCGCTCACCGGGTGCGCGACCGCTGTCGGCGTGGGCGTTCCTCGCGGCCGGCCCAGCTGCCGCGCACGTGGCCGATGTGCGCGTTCATCAGGCGTTCGAGGCCGCGTCGGTCGTTCGCGGCGATGAGGTCGAGCATCTCGAGGTGCTCGGCCGCCGAGGAGGCCAGCTCGCCGTTGGCGGCGAGCCGGGTGAGGCCGTACAGCCTCGTCCGGGACCGCAACTCGCCGACGAGCGAGACGAGGTCCGCGTTGCCGGCCAACGCGAGCAGCTCCAGGTGGAACACCCGATCGTGCTCGATGTACGCGATCAGGTCCTTCTCCCGCGCCGCCTCGACGATCCGTTGCGCCATCGGCCGCAGGCGGGCCAGGTCGTCGGCGGTCGCGACGCCGGCCGCCCGAGTGGTCGTCGGAACCTCGAGGAGTTGCCGGATCTCGGTGATGTTGTCCAGTTCCTCGTCGGTGAGCTCGGTGGGCCGGAAACCCTTGTTGGGCACCGTCTCGACCAGGCCCTCCTTGACCAGGTCCAGCATCGCCTCCCGTACGGGCGTGGGCGACACGCCGAACTGCGCGGCCAACGCGGGCGCCGAGTAGATCTGGCCGGGGCGCATCTCACCGGCGACGAGGGCCGCGCGCAGGGCGTGGGCGACCTGGCCACGCACGCTGCGCCGCGCTTCGAGCATCGGCAAGTGCAACGAGTGCGCCACTACTGCATCCCCTCCGCCCGCCGGATGGTTGGACCGGGTCCAACCGCCCCGCGACGCCCAGCTCGTCTCGTGCTCATGTCGGTGCCACCGCCGTGGTGACCGTGTGCAGCGAAGTGTAGAACTCCTGTGCGGCCTTGCCCTGTTCGCGCTGGCCGAAGCTGGAGTCCCGCTCCCCGCCGAAGGGAAGGTAGAAGTCCACGCCCGTGGTCGGAGCGTTGATCTTGATCTGCCCCGCCGCCAGCCCGTCGGCGCACCGCAGCGCGGTGTCGAGGTCGTTGGTGAACACCGCGGCGCTCAGGCCGTAGCGTACGTCGTTCGCCGCGTCGAGAGCCTCGGCGACGCTTCCGGCCCGGCTCACCGCGCAGATCGGCCCGAACACCTCCTCCCGCAGCAGCAGATGGTCGGCCGGCAGGTTGTCGACGAGGGTCGGCGCGACGAACCAGCCCGCGCCGGGTCCCGGGTGTCCGCCGGTGAGGATCCGGCCACCGCCGGCCCTGACGCTCGCCGCCGCGGCGAGCACCCGGTCCCGCGCGGCCCGATCGATGACCGGGCCGACACCGGTCGCGGGATCGGCCGGGTCGCCGAGGCGAAGCTCCTCCGTCGCGGCGACCAGCGCCTCGGTGAAGCCGCCCGGGTCGCCCACGACGATCACCCGCTTCGTGGCGGTGCACTTCTGCCCCGCGTAGCCGAAGGCGGCGTAGGCGACCTGCCGGGCCACCGCGGCGACGTCCACATCGGGCAGCACGATGGTCGGATTCTGACCCCCCATCTCGCACTGGGTGGCGACCCCGCGTCGCGCCGCGGCCGACGCCACGACGCCGCCGACCGCGGCGGATCCGGTGAAGGAGACGACGTCACCGGCCGCGACGACCGCCTGACCGACCTCGGCGTCACCGGGCAGCACGGCGAGCAGCCCGTCGGGG
This region includes:
- a CDS encoding metal-dependent hydrolase family protein, translating into MSAHPLSIVNAAVFDGVSAELTEGTIHIRGGVIVALDDATRPAGEVVDARGGTVIPGLIDAHFHAYGTELDLLALESSPLSYLSLAGARRLAAALGRGFTTVRDVAGGDPGLARAIAEGLIAAPRYLYTGPALSQTGGHGDPRPGERDLCAGGAHLAEIVDGVDALRRAARDRFRRGAHAIKIMASGGVVSPTDPIRVPQYSAAEIQAVTDEATRRGSYVAAHAYSPEAIAHAVTNGVRTIEHGNLLDAPTADLMAAHGAFLVPTLAAYDAMDRRGDQVGLSPVGQAKNREVLAAGRRAIELARAAGVPIGFGTDLMGVLEDEQLTGLRLQVEVDGVLEALRSATSVNAELIGRPDLGRIAVGAPADLVILPGDPFEDPSILWAHPRHRTVIKDGRLV
- a CDS encoding aldehyde dehydrogenase family protein, with the protein product MSVVQSTSPQNPSDLVVTVAEATGSDVDQAVHRARQAQRAWAAASPAERAAALHGAGEAVAAATDELAALVVREVGKPSAEATGEVARSVAILRYYAQQVFDPIGALHEPSGGGRGLTYTRRRARGIAALITPWNFPLAIPLWKAAPALAFGNAAVIKPAPQATACALRLAELIGPHLPDGLLAVLPGDAEVGQAVVAAGDVVSFTGSAAVGGVVASAAARRGVATQCEMGGQNPTIVLPDVDVAAVARQVAYAAFGYAGQKCTATKRVIVVGDPGGFTEALVAATEELRLGDPADPATGVGPVIDRAARDRVLAAAASVRAGGGRILTGGHPGPGAGWFVAPTLVDNLPADHLLLREEVFGPICAVSRAGSVAEALDAANDVRYGLSAAVFTNDLDTALRCADGLAAGQIKINAPTTGVDFYLPFGGERDSSFGQREQGKAAQEFYTSLHTVTTAVAPT
- a CDS encoding GntR family transcriptional regulator, which translates into the protein MLEARRSVRGQVAHALRAALVAGEMRPGQIYSAPALAAQFGVSPTPVREAMLDLVKEGLVETVPNKGFRPTELTDEELDNITEIRQLLEVPTTTRAAGVATADDLARLRPMAQRIVEAAREKDLIAYIEHDRVFHLELLALAGNADLVSLVGELRSRTRLYGLTRLAANGELASSAAEHLEMLDLIAANDRRGLERLMNAHIGHVRGSWAGREERPRRQRSRTR